One window from the genome of Procambarus clarkii isolate CNS0578487 chromosome 90, FALCON_Pclarkii_2.0, whole genome shotgun sequence encodes:
- the LOC138349465 gene encoding beta-1,4-mannosyltransferase egh-like isoform X2 produces the protein MVVSRLSSAFSETLHLTKHVAHVSLFITVVLLFEVGAGGLWGDPPTSVSYPPLVTLLFQLLRLLPLLALPQAVFNLLGLICFNAFPERAKLKGSPLLAPFLCLRVVTRGDYPDLVRQNVNRNLTTCLRVGLEKFMIEVVTDKKIDLPENQRVRQVVVPSSYRPKSGALFKARALQYCLEEDVNILLDTDWIVHLDEETLVTDSAIRGILNFVIEGRHQFGQGLITYANENIQNWFTTLADSFRVSDDMGKLRFQFKVFHKPLFGWKGSYVVTQTGAERRVTFDHGPDGSVAEDNYFGMVALREGYSFDFIEGEMWEKSPFTIYDFLQQRKRWLQGILLVVHSPHIPVSTKWLLAISLYSWVTMPLALASVILSTIFPVPVPGVLNVIAAFVGGVNFYMYIFGVIKSFRVDRVGWLRMAMCMAGALITMPFNFLVENIAVIRGLVGNKHKFYIVNKLTGAPDKVVNTV, from the exons ATGGTGGTGAGTCGGTTGAGCTCGGCCTTCTCGGAGACTCTGCACCTCACCAAACATGTAGCCCATGTGTCTCTCTTCATCACAGTGGTGCTGCTTTTTGAAGTGGGAGCAGGGGGCTTGTGGGGAGACCCTCCCACTTCTGTATCATATCCTCCTCTAGTCACCcttctcttccagctcctcagactaCTCCCTTTATTGGCGTTGCCTCAG GCCGTTTTTAACCTCTTGGGTCTTATATGCTTTAATGCCTTTCCTGAACGTGCCAAGCTGAAAGGCTCACCTCTTCTGGCACCTTTTCTCTGCCTCAGAGTGGTAACGCGAGGCGACTATCCTGACCTTGTTAGGCAGAATGTCAACCGCAATCTTACAACGTGCCTGAGGGTTGGCTTGGAGAAGTTCATGATTGAGGTTGTCACAGACAAGAAGATTGATTTACCTGAAAATCAGAGAGTTAGACAG gtggtggtcccctccagttACCGTCCAAAGAGTGGGGCATTGTTCAAAGCCCgagctctacaatattgcctagAGGAAGATGTCAATATTTTGCTTGACACCGACTGGATTGTCCATCTTGATGAGGAAACGTTGGTGACTGATTCTGCCATCCGGGGAATTCTCAATTTTGTAATTGAGGGCAGACATCAGTTTGGTCAG GGGTTGATtacatatgcaaatgaaaacataCAAAATTGGTTCACCACTCTGGCCGACAGCTTTAGAGTGTCGGATGATATGGGGAAACTCAGGTTCCAGTTCAAGGTGTTTCACAAACCGCTCTTTGGTTGGAAAGGATCCTACGTTGTCACACAG ACTGGTGCTGAGCGACGTGTAACTTTTGACCACGGGCCTGATGGAAGTGTAGCCGAAGATAACTATTTTGGCATGGTAGCCCTTAGGGAAGGCTACTCGTTTGATTTTATTGAAGGAGAGATGTGGGAAAAGTCCCCATTTACTATATATGACTTTTTGCAACAACGGAAGAGATGGCTGCAAGGCATTCTCCTAGTGGTCCACAGTCCACACATACCG GTGAGCACAAAATGGCTTCTGGCAATCTCTCTCTACTCTTGGGTCACGATGCCGTTGGCTCTGGCATCTGTAATACTTAGCACCATATTTCCAGTTCCTGTTCCTGGTGTTCTTAATGTAATTGCGGCATTTGTTGGCGGTGTAAATTTTTACATGTACATATTTGGGGTGATAAAGTCATTCCGAGTCGACAGAGTTGGATGGTTACGGATGGCTATGTGCATGGCTGGTGCGCTCATAACAATGCCATTTAATTTCTTGGTTGAAAATATTGCTGTGATTCGTGGATTAGTTGGAAACAAGCACAAATTTTACATTGTCAACAAGTTGACAGGGGCTCCTGATAAAGTTGTTAATACAGTTTAA
- the LOC138349465 gene encoding beta-1,4-mannosyltransferase egh-like isoform X1 yields the protein MVHVIPEAAASTITLPSLKSTLRKGTMVVSRLSSAFSETLHLTKHVAHVSLFITVVLLFEVGAGGLWGDPPTSVSYPPLVTLLFQLLRLLPLLALPQAVFNLLGLICFNAFPERAKLKGSPLLAPFLCLRVVTRGDYPDLVRQNVNRNLTTCLRVGLEKFMIEVVTDKKIDLPENQRVRQVVVPSSYRPKSGALFKARALQYCLEEDVNILLDTDWIVHLDEETLVTDSAIRGILNFVIEGRHQFGQGLITYANENIQNWFTTLADSFRVSDDMGKLRFQFKVFHKPLFGWKGSYVVTQTGAERRVTFDHGPDGSVAEDNYFGMVALREGYSFDFIEGEMWEKSPFTIYDFLQQRKRWLQGILLVVHSPHIPVSTKWLLAISLYSWVTMPLALASVILSTIFPVPVPGVLNVIAAFVGGVNFYMYIFGVIKSFRVDRVGWLRMAMCMAGALITMPFNFLVENIAVIRGLVGNKHKFYIVNKLTGAPDKVVNTV from the exons ATGGTCCATGTAATACCAGAAGCAGCCGCATCAACAATAACACTGCCGAGCTTGAAAAGTACTTTGAGAAAAG GCACGATGGTGGTGAGTCGGTTGAGCTCGGCCTTCTCGGAGACTCTGCACCTCACCAAACATGTAGCCCATGTGTCTCTCTTCATCACAGTGGTGCTGCTTTTTGAAGTGGGAGCAGGGGGCTTGTGGGGAGACCCTCCCACTTCTGTATCATATCCTCCTCTAGTCACCcttctcttccagctcctcagactaCTCCCTTTATTGGCGTTGCCTCAG GCCGTTTTTAACCTCTTGGGTCTTATATGCTTTAATGCCTTTCCTGAACGTGCCAAGCTGAAAGGCTCACCTCTTCTGGCACCTTTTCTCTGCCTCAGAGTGGTAACGCGAGGCGACTATCCTGACCTTGTTAGGCAGAATGTCAACCGCAATCTTACAACGTGCCTGAGGGTTGGCTTGGAGAAGTTCATGATTGAGGTTGTCACAGACAAGAAGATTGATTTACCTGAAAATCAGAGAGTTAGACAG gtggtggtcccctccagttACCGTCCAAAGAGTGGGGCATTGTTCAAAGCCCgagctctacaatattgcctagAGGAAGATGTCAATATTTTGCTTGACACCGACTGGATTGTCCATCTTGATGAGGAAACGTTGGTGACTGATTCTGCCATCCGGGGAATTCTCAATTTTGTAATTGAGGGCAGACATCAGTTTGGTCAG GGGTTGATtacatatgcaaatgaaaacataCAAAATTGGTTCACCACTCTGGCCGACAGCTTTAGAGTGTCGGATGATATGGGGAAACTCAGGTTCCAGTTCAAGGTGTTTCACAAACCGCTCTTTGGTTGGAAAGGATCCTACGTTGTCACACAG ACTGGTGCTGAGCGACGTGTAACTTTTGACCACGGGCCTGATGGAAGTGTAGCCGAAGATAACTATTTTGGCATGGTAGCCCTTAGGGAAGGCTACTCGTTTGATTTTATTGAAGGAGAGATGTGGGAAAAGTCCCCATTTACTATATATGACTTTTTGCAACAACGGAAGAGATGGCTGCAAGGCATTCTCCTAGTGGTCCACAGTCCACACATACCG GTGAGCACAAAATGGCTTCTGGCAATCTCTCTCTACTCTTGGGTCACGATGCCGTTGGCTCTGGCATCTGTAATACTTAGCACCATATTTCCAGTTCCTGTTCCTGGTGTTCTTAATGTAATTGCGGCATTTGTTGGCGGTGTAAATTTTTACATGTACATATTTGGGGTGATAAAGTCATTCCGAGTCGACAGAGTTGGATGGTTACGGATGGCTATGTGCATGGCTGGTGCGCTCATAACAATGCCATTTAATTTCTTGGTTGAAAATATTGCTGTGATTCGTGGATTAGTTGGAAACAAGCACAAATTTTACATTGTCAACAAGTTGACAGGGGCTCCTGATAAAGTTGTTAATACAGTTTAA